The following are encoded together in the Planococcus antarcticus DSM 14505 genome:
- a CDS encoding glycosyltransferase family 2 protein codes for MVILNDKVSVIIPTYNRSELLKKAVKSLENQSHQNFEIIIIDDFSTDDTAEVVQEMQDDRIIYLKHDTNKGGSEARNTGIKMATGRFIGFLDSDDQWLPDKLEKQLQLFADRPDVGVIYTGVQVVNENNQPTRKIIPEYQGNILSNLFESNCIDTTSSVLVKKEVLDQVQGFDAGLPSCQDWDLYIRLAQVTKFDYVKESMVLFYHHSGERITTNKISVLNGHLSIFKKYKELARKQRKSTFQRFVLTIWKVIFRTGIVGRNKETIQLSRRILSEGFKRDRISVKFLFYYLSTFLPLEILSYLYIQSKKNNRKSYLLSATTPS; via the coding sequence ATGGTAATCTTAAATGATAAAGTCAGCGTCATTATTCCGACGTACAATCGATCGGAACTGCTGAAAAAAGCGGTGAAAAGCCTAGAGAACCAAAGTCACCAAAATTTTGAAATCATCATTATCGATGATTTTTCGACAGATGACACGGCAGAGGTCGTTCAAGAGATGCAGGATGACCGCATCATTTACTTGAAACACGATACCAATAAAGGGGGATCGGAAGCCAGAAATACCGGCATCAAAATGGCCACGGGGAGATTTATCGGCTTTTTGGATTCGGATGATCAATGGCTTCCTGACAAATTGGAAAAGCAGTTGCAGCTTTTTGCGGATCGGCCGGATGTGGGTGTGATTTATACAGGCGTCCAAGTGGTCAATGAAAACAATCAGCCTACCCGCAAAATAATTCCTGAATACCAGGGAAATATATTGTCGAATTTGTTCGAGTCTAATTGCATCGACACGACATCATCGGTATTAGTAAAAAAAGAAGTGCTAGATCAAGTGCAGGGTTTTGATGCAGGGTTGCCAAGTTGCCAGGATTGGGATTTGTACATAAGGCTGGCTCAAGTAACAAAATTCGATTATGTCAAAGAAAGCATGGTGTTGTTCTACCATCATAGCGGTGAACGCATTACCACCAATAAAATATCGGTGCTCAATGGACATTTGAGTATTTTTAAAAAATACAAAGAGTTGGCGCGGAAACAACGGAAATCAACTTTCCAGCGTTTTGTTTTGACCATTTGGAAAGTCATTTTCCGAACAGGAATAGTCGGTCGAAACAAAGAAACTATTCAACTGTCCAGAAGGATTTTGTCAGAAGGTTTTAAGCGCGACCGGATATCGGTAAAGTTCCTGTTCTATTATCTATCCACTTTTTTGCCTCTTGAGATTTTGTCTTATCTTTATATCCAGTCCAAAAAAAACAACAGGAAATCCTACCTGTTATCTGCGACGACGCCTTCTTAA
- the gmd gene encoding GDP-mannose 4,6-dehydratase, whose protein sequence is MKKALITGVNGQDGSFLSDFLLEKGYEVHGIIRRSSSFNTSRIEHLYIEELKSSENFYIHYGDMTDTSNIIRLISEIKPDEIYNLAAMSHVKVSFETPEYTADVDGIGTLRILEAVRILGLEKKTRIYQASTSELYGKVQEVPQKETTPFYPRSPYGVAKLYGYWITKNYRESYDMFAVNGILFNHESERRGETFVTRKITMAVARIAGGKQDKILLGNLDAKRDWGYAKDYVECMWLILQHDTPEDFVIATGEMHTVREFATLAFKHAGIEVEWQGEGVEEKGINAKTGEVVVEVNPEYFRLSEVEQLLGDPSKAKKLLGWNPTSTSFEELVEIMVTHDCNLVNGEKSAITE, encoded by the coding sequence ATGAAAAAGGCATTGATTACAGGAGTAAACGGCCAGGACGGCTCGTTTCTATCGGATTTTTTATTAGAGAAAGGCTATGAAGTGCATGGCATCATTCGCAGGAGCTCAAGCTTTAATACGAGCCGGATCGAACATTTATACATCGAAGAACTAAAATCAAGTGAGAATTTTTATATTCACTACGGAGACATGACAGATACTTCCAATATTATTCGACTGATCAGCGAAATTAAACCGGATGAAATCTATAATTTGGCGGCAATGTCCCATGTGAAAGTGTCATTTGAGACACCCGAATATACGGCAGATGTTGACGGTATCGGCACTTTACGCATTTTGGAAGCTGTTCGTATTTTGGGGCTGGAGAAAAAAACGCGTATTTACCAGGCATCTACATCAGAGCTGTACGGCAAAGTGCAGGAAGTTCCACAAAAGGAAACGACACCATTTTACCCGCGTTCTCCTTATGGCGTTGCAAAATTATACGGCTACTGGATTACGAAAAACTACCGGGAGTCGTACGATATGTTCGCGGTGAACGGCATCTTATTCAACCATGAATCAGAGCGTCGCGGCGAAACCTTCGTTACGCGCAAAATCACCATGGCAGTTGCTCGTATCGCAGGTGGCAAGCAGGATAAAATCTTATTGGGAAATCTGGATGCCAAGCGGGACTGGGGCTATGCTAAGGATTATGTAGAGTGCATGTGGTTGATTCTGCAGCATGATACACCAGAGGATTTTGTCATTGCGACAGGAGAAATGCACACGGTCCGCGAATTCGCGACATTAGCTTTCAAACATGCTGGAATTGAAGTGGAATGGCAGGGCGAAGGAGTTGAAGAAAAAGGTATCAACGCAAAAACGGGGGAAGTAGTGGTTGAAGTGAACCCTGAATATTTCCGCTTGTCAGAAGTTGAGCAATTGCTGGGCGACCCTTCTAAAGCGAAAAAGTTACTCGGATGGAATCCGACTTCCACATCGTTTGAAGAACTCGTAGAAATTATGGTCACGCATGACTGCAATTTAGTAAATGGAGAAAAAAGCGCTATTACGGAGTAG
- the fcl gene encoding GDP-L-fucose synthase, which yields MNSDSKIYVAGHRGLVGSAIVRKLQDSGYSNLVFRTSHQLDLTKRDQVDAFFEEEQPEYVFLAAAKVGGIMANNDYPAEFIRDNLMIQTNVIDAAHQNGVKKLLFLGSTCIYPKLAAQPMREDSLLTGELEPTNEPYAIAKIAGIKMCQSYNRQYGTNFISIMPTNLYGPNDNFDLNSSHVLPALIRKFHEAKLNNTQTVEVWGTGTPKREFLYSDDLADAAVYLMNTYSGNDLVNIGMGKDISIKELAEKIGNTVGYKGEIIFNTSKPDGAPRKLVDISRLTGLGWQAEIPLDDGLGMAYGWFLEHVEKNTLLTN from the coding sequence ATGAATTCAGATTCAAAAATTTACGTGGCTGGGCACCGGGGATTGGTAGGCTCTGCAATTGTGAGAAAGTTACAGGATAGCGGCTATTCCAATCTTGTGTTTCGGACCAGTCATCAATTAGATTTAACCAAGCGCGATCAGGTTGATGCGTTTTTTGAAGAAGAGCAACCTGAGTATGTTTTTCTGGCAGCTGCCAAAGTGGGCGGTATTATGGCGAATAACGACTATCCGGCAGAGTTCATCCGCGATAATTTAATGATTCAAACGAATGTTATCGATGCTGCACATCAGAATGGTGTCAAAAAACTGCTGTTTCTCGGCAGTACATGTATTTATCCAAAGCTGGCTGCGCAGCCGATGAGAGAGGACTCGCTATTGACTGGTGAACTCGAACCGACTAACGAGCCATACGCTATCGCTAAAATTGCTGGCATTAAAATGTGCCAATCTTATAACCGGCAATACGGTACGAATTTTATTTCTATCATGCCAACTAATTTGTACGGACCGAATGACAATTTCGATTTAAATAGTTCGCATGTTCTGCCAGCACTGATTCGGAAGTTCCATGAAGCTAAATTGAACAATACGCAGACGGTAGAGGTCTGGGGAACTGGAACGCCAAAACGGGAATTTCTTTATTCCGATGATTTGGCGGATGCGGCGGTTTATTTGATGAATACTTACAGCGGCAACGACTTGGTCAATATTGGGATGGGGAAAGACATTTCCATTAAAGAGCTGGCAGAAAAAATCGGGAATACGGTCGGGTATAAAGGAGAAATTATTTTTAATACTTCAAAGCCAGATGGCGCTCCTCGAAAATTAGTGGATATTAGCCGTTTGACTGGCCTAGGCTGGCAGGCGGAAATCCCATTGGATGATGGCCTAGGGATGGCTTATGGCTGGTTTTTGGAACACGTAGAAAAAAATACACTGCTGACCAATTGA
- a CDS encoding MOP flippase family protein: protein MASLKNQAVNSVKLTSISMLVTSVLQIAQLLILGRVLGPEIFGLIAMVQIVIQFSQLFLEMGITDAIIQKEKISKLELSSLYWFSIFVGLVLFLILLLAAPVIALLFGEPSLTAMIQVVGISFLILPFGLQFQTIATKKLEFEQITKNEILATTMGVLLTIYLAAFTGLGAWSLVYGHIVTSLIKSIPWMIGGYRNRETRPQLVFSWASINVFVSFGMYRLGSTSINYFTTKIDQMIIGITLGSVALGYYSMAMNLIMQPVQKLNSMINRVAFPVFSKIQLDSRKLRRAYLLITNMLTSFNAPLLAGVIIVAPYAVPILLGEKWQDSITIIQILCLYGLFKALGNPSGSLFIAVGKVRWSFYWQLFQLAIIPVVVYFASLSGEIIVVALAVGLLRVVLFYISYFVRIRQIIGDSLGELSMSIAKPMVHSAIMLASLYVLNSQLTGTGPIGIMVIDTIIGMLIYGLLMILNQRKLLVEVKSFFQKRTAIKEG, encoded by the coding sequence ATGGCATCTTTAAAAAATCAAGCAGTGAACAGCGTGAAACTTACTTCCATTTCAATGCTCGTGACCAGTGTCTTGCAAATTGCTCAATTGCTTATTTTGGGCAGGGTGTTGGGCCCGGAGATTTTTGGGCTGATCGCTATGGTGCAGATTGTCATTCAGTTTTCGCAATTATTCTTGGAAATGGGCATCACAGACGCCATTATCCAGAAAGAGAAAATCTCCAAGCTCGAGCTGTCTAGCCTTTACTGGTTTTCAATTTTCGTTGGACTGGTGCTATTTCTTATCTTATTGCTGGCGGCTCCGGTTATCGCACTACTATTTGGTGAACCCAGTTTAACGGCAATGATCCAAGTGGTCGGCATCAGCTTTCTGATCCTGCCATTTGGCCTGCAATTCCAAACAATTGCCACCAAAAAACTGGAATTTGAGCAAATTACCAAAAATGAGATTCTGGCTACAACCATGGGTGTGCTGCTTACTATTTATCTTGCTGCTTTTACTGGTCTCGGTGCCTGGTCTCTAGTATACGGGCATATCGTCACGTCCCTAATCAAAAGCATTCCTTGGATGATCGGTGGTTACCGGAATCGGGAAACAAGACCCCAGCTGGTATTTTCTTGGGCTTCTATCAACGTATTTGTGTCATTCGGCATGTACCGTCTTGGCTCGACCAGCATCAATTATTTCACGACAAAAATTGATCAGATGATCATCGGTATCACCTTAGGATCCGTGGCACTCGGCTATTACAGCATGGCCATGAACCTAATCATGCAACCGGTCCAGAAACTGAACTCCATGATCAACCGAGTGGCTTTTCCGGTATTCTCGAAAATCCAACTCGATAGCCGCAAATTGCGCAGAGCCTATCTGCTGATCACCAATATGCTGACCAGCTTTAATGCGCCATTACTGGCAGGAGTCATTATTGTGGCTCCATATGCCGTGCCAATTTTGCTTGGAGAAAAGTGGCAGGACAGCATAACCATCATCCAAATTCTTTGTCTGTATGGACTGTTCAAAGCGCTGGGCAATCCGAGCGGCAGCCTGTTCATTGCTGTCGGGAAGGTCAGATGGAGCTTTTACTGGCAATTGTTTCAGTTGGCGATCATACCGGTCGTTGTATACTTTGCCAGCTTATCTGGAGAAATCATTGTTGTGGCATTGGCGGTTGGTCTCTTGAGGGTCGTGCTGTTTTATATCAGCTATTTTGTGCGGATCCGACAGATCATCGGCGACAGCTTAGGTGAACTGTCCATGTCAATCGCTAAGCCGATGGTTCACTCAGCCATTATGCTCGCTTCTTTGTATGTCTTGAACTCCCAGTTAACAGGGACCGGACCAATCGGCATCATGGTCATCGATACGATCATTGGTATGTTGATTTACGGATTGTTGATGATCTTAAACCAACGCAAGCTGCTAGTAGAAGTAAAAAGTTTTTTTCAAAAACGCACGGCGATTAAAGAGGGGTGA